One Rosa chinensis cultivar Old Blush chromosome 3, RchiOBHm-V2, whole genome shotgun sequence DNA window includes the following coding sequences:
- the LOC121052302 gene encoding secreted RxLR effector protein 161-like, which produces MEKSNVVCNPIVPGCKMHRDEDGVRVDETLYKQIVGSLMYITATRPDMMFVVSLISRYMARPTELHMQVAKRALRYVKGTMNYGIFYIKGGAEELMAFTDSDYAGDVEDRRSTSGYVFLMGAGAVAWSSRKQPLVALSTTESEFVAAATCACQGVWMRRILKKLGYSQEGCTIVKCDNSSAIKLSKNPIMHGRSKHIDVRFHFLRDLTKDGVVELVHCGTQDQVADLMTKPLKLDAFLKLRKLLGVQEVPGIN; this is translated from the coding sequence ATGGAGAAGAGCAATGTAGTGTGCAATCCCATTGTGCCAGGTTGTAAAATGCATAGAGATGAAGACGGGGTCAGAGTTGATGAGACACTTTACAAACAAATAGTGGGGAGTCTCATGTATATCACTGCCACTAGACCTGATATGATGTTTGTTGTGAGTTTAATAAGTCGATACATGGCTAGGCCAACTGAGCTGCATATGCAGGTTGCAAAGAGAGCATTGAGATATGTAAAGGGCACAATGAATTATGGGATATTCTACATTAAGGGAGGAGCTGAAGAGCTTATGGCGTTCACAGATAGTGATTATGCTGGAGATGTGGAAGATAGGAGGAGCACTTCTGGTTATGTCTTCTTGATGGGTGCAGGAGCAGTAGCATGGTCTTCCAGAAAGCAACCTTTAGTTGCTCTCTCGACCACAGAATCAGAGTTCGTGGCAGCTGCAACTTGTGCTTGTCAGGGGGTCTGGATGAGAAGAATATTGAAGAAGTTGGGATACTCTCAAGAAGGTTGCACCATAGTGAAGTGTGATAACAGTTCAGCCATTAAGCTCTCTAAAAATCCAATCATGCATGGTCGCAGCAAGCACATTGATGTGCGTTTTCATTTTTTGAGGGATCTCACTAAAGATGGGGTTGTTGAACTTGTGCATTGTGGGACTCAAGATCAAGTGGCAGACTTGATGACTAAGCCACTGAAGTTGGATGCATTTCTGAAGTTGAGAAAGCTGCTGGGTGTTCAAGAAGTACCTGGGATAAACTAA